The Erythrobacter sp. JK5 genome includes a region encoding these proteins:
- the pspC gene encoding envelope stress response membrane protein PspC, which yields MNSPRTTLYRDKFHGKVMGVCSGIADYTGVNVFWIRLGMVILSISLGWPILAYFAAGFLLNKKPAHLYRDRDEQQYWQRVRQSPQRTAREIRSRFRDIDRRLASVEAHYVSSNPRLTAEIERLR from the coding sequence ATGAACAGCCCCCGCACGACGCTTTACCGCGACAAGTTTCATGGCAAGGTCATGGGCGTGTGCTCCGGCATCGCCGATTACACCGGTGTCAACGTGTTCTGGATCCGGCTCGGGATGGTGATCCTCTCGATCTCGCTCGGTTGGCCGATCCTCGCCTACTTCGCCGCCGGCTTTCTGCTGAACAAGAAACCCGCGCATCTCTATCGCGATCGCGACGAACAGCAATACTGGCAGCGCGTCCGGCAGAGCCCGCAGCGTACCGCGCGCGAAATCCGGTCCCGGTTTCGCGATATCGACCGCCGCCTCGCGAGCGTCGAAGCGCATTACGTCAGCAGCAATCCGCGCCTGACCGCCGAAATCGAACGCCTGCGCTAA
- the pspB gene encoding envelope stress response membrane protein PspB produces MPFEVVLIVFIVLVGLPWMILHYMTRWKTAATITTDDEVLLEELYSLAKRLDERMDTVERLVASDDPSFTPTKRLLADQESDNQQLRELEKMIAEKKGAQ; encoded by the coding sequence ATGCCATTCGAAGTCGTCCTGATCGTCTTCATTGTCCTTGTCGGACTGCCCTGGATGATCCTTCATTACATGACGCGGTGGAAAACCGCGGCGACCATAACCACCGACGACGAAGTGCTGCTGGAGGAGCTCTACAGCCTCGCCAAACGCCTCGATGAACGGATGGACACGGTCGAGCGCCTCGTCGCCTCCGACGACCCCTCGTTCACCCCGACCAAGCGGCTGCTGGCCGACCAGGAAAGCGACAACCAGCAACTGCGCGAACTCGAAAAGATGATCGCCGAGAAGAAAGGAGCCCAGTGA
- the pspA gene encoding phage shock protein PspA: MSKRDAKNTLGPEKSVPPAGAPDGAADHADTAEKKHAPAHPHAPADELAPEPVPHPKPLSRLDAEIEKLRRSPVPTQSGPRGGQSDADNARSTSDNPFFDGVAFMGIFSRTRDIIAANFNDMLDKADDPSKMIRMIILEMEETLVEVRASAARTIADQKEMHRHVVKLDRLQADWADKAQLALSKDREDLARAALVEKKKAADMADQLKEEIAVLDDALRAYEADIQKLQHRLREARSRQTAISARLESAENRVKLRTLMSTERTDEALSRFDQLERRVDYAEGRADAIQIGQDGPPSLSDEIAALEGADAIDDELAQMKKALGKDSASKGE, translated from the coding sequence ATGAGCAAGCGCGATGCCAAGAATACCCTCGGGCCGGAGAAATCAGTCCCCCCTGCAGGTGCTCCCGATGGTGCAGCCGATCACGCTGACACCGCCGAAAAAAAGCACGCTCCGGCCCACCCCCATGCCCCTGCGGACGAGCTTGCGCCCGAACCAGTTCCGCATCCCAAGCCGCTTTCGCGCCTCGACGCCGAGATCGAAAAGCTGCGCCGTAGCCCGGTCCCGACCCAGAGCGGGCCACGCGGCGGGCAAAGCGACGCCGACAACGCACGCTCGACCAGCGACAACCCTTTCTTTGATGGAGTAGCCTTTATGGGCATTTTCAGCCGTACCCGGGACATCATTGCCGCGAACTTCAACGACATGCTCGACAAGGCGGACGACCCGTCGAAGATGATCCGCATGATCATCCTCGAGATGGAGGAAACGCTGGTCGAGGTCCGGGCGAGTGCGGCGCGCACGATCGCCGACCAGAAGGAAATGCACCGCCATGTGGTCAAGCTCGACCGGCTCCAGGCCGACTGGGCCGACAAGGCGCAGCTGGCGCTGTCGAAGGACCGCGAAGATCTCGCCCGTGCGGCGCTGGTCGAAAAGAAAAAGGCGGCCGATATGGCCGACCAGCTCAAGGAAGAAATCGCGGTGCTCGACGATGCGCTGCGCGCCTACGAAGCGGATATCCAGAAGTTGCAGCATCGCCTGCGCGAGGCTCGCAGTCGTCAGACCGCCATTTCCGCGCGGCTCGAAAGCGCCGAAAACCGCGTCAAGCTGCGCACGTTGATGAGTACCGAGCGCACCGACGAGGCGCTGTCGCGTTTCGACCAGCTCGAACGCCGGGTCGACTATGCGGAAGGCCGCGCCGATGCGATCCAGATCGGTCAGGACGGCCCGCCGTCGCTGTCCGACGAGATCGCCGCGCTCGAAGGCGCCGATGCGATCGACGACGAGCTTGCTCAAATGAAAAAGGCGCTGGGCAAGGACAGCGCCAGCAAAGGGGAATAA
- the pspF gene encoding phage shock protein operon transcriptional activator, whose product MERENQFIGQSGAFLDAVERASRAAPMSRPVLVIGERGTGKELIAERLHRLSNRWGEPLVTMNCAALPETLIEAELFGHEAGAFTGATKARTGRFEEADKGTLFLDELGTLSMGAQERLLRAVEYGEVTRIGSSRPVRVDVRIVAATNDDLPALAASGDFRADLLDRLSFEVITLPPLRVRDGDIMVLAEYFGRRMAAELDWHGWPGFAPHVAKELEDYAWPGNVRELRNVIERAVYRWDDPDAAISHVQFDPFESPWKPATPPHRKLDTPRPSGNVPDPADFAANAPCFDEIEDLRAAVDAHERAIVEHALGKHRWNQRQTAKALGLSYDQLRHCIKKHALLEETE is encoded by the coding sequence ATGGAGCGCGAAAATCAGTTTATCGGCCAGTCGGGCGCCTTCCTCGATGCGGTCGAACGCGCCAGCCGCGCCGCGCCGATGAGCCGCCCCGTGTTGGTCATCGGCGAACGCGGCACCGGCAAGGAACTGATTGCCGAACGTCTCCATCGCCTGTCGAACCGCTGGGGAGAGCCGCTGGTCACGATGAACTGCGCGGCGCTGCCCGAAACGCTGATCGAGGCCGAGCTGTTCGGCCACGAAGCCGGAGCCTTCACCGGCGCTACCAAAGCCCGCACCGGAAGGTTCGAAGAAGCCGACAAGGGCACCTTATTTCTCGACGAACTGGGCACATTGTCGATGGGCGCACAGGAACGTCTGCTGCGCGCGGTCGAATATGGCGAGGTAACGCGCATCGGATCGTCGCGTCCGGTCCGCGTCGATGTCCGTATCGTTGCTGCCACCAACGACGATCTCCCCGCGCTGGCAGCGTCGGGCGATTTCCGCGCTGATCTGCTTGACCGGCTGAGCTTCGAAGTCATCACGCTGCCGCCGCTGCGGGTGCGCGACGGCGACATCATGGTGCTGGCGGAATATTTCGGGCGACGCATGGCAGCCGAGCTCGACTGGCACGGCTGGCCCGGCTTTGCACCGCATGTCGCCAAGGAGCTGGAGGATTACGCCTGGCCGGGCAACGTCCGCGAACTGCGCAACGTGATCGAGCGCGCGGTCTATCGCTGGGACGATCCCGATGCGGCGATTTCGCATGTCCAGTTCGACCCGTTCGAAAGCCCGTGGAAGCCAGCGACTCCGCCGCATCGCAAGCTCGATACCCCCAGGCCGTCGGGCAATGTGCCCGATCCAGCGGACTTTGCCGCCAACGCCCCGTGTTTCGACGAAATCGAGGACCTGCGTGCTGCGGTCGATGCGCACGAGCGCGCGATCGTCGAGCATGCGCTCGGCAAGCATCGCTGGAACCAGCGCCAGACCGCGAAAGCGCTGGGGCTCAGCTACGACCAGCTGCGCCACTGCATAAAGAAGCACGCCTTGCTGGAAGAGACCGAGTGA
- a CDS encoding PilZ domain-containing protein, with the protein MRGSLASRIGRPLDSIGRRQAARLRLAMPGKLVTIYETRRCIVLDLSQTGARIAVDRPLVRGEAGILQCAGIDCFADVVRSEDGGNALAFEEWLLPEQVLAIRDYAEHFDEHQRREFRRTARDWISGGG; encoded by the coding sequence ATGCGTGGGTCCCTTGCTTCGCGAATCGGTCGACCGCTCGACAGTATCGGGCGGCGTCAGGCCGCGCGGCTGCGGCTGGCCATGCCGGGCAAGCTGGTAACGATTTACGAAACCCGCCGCTGCATCGTGCTCGATCTCTCGCAAACCGGCGCACGGATCGCTGTCGATCGCCCTTTGGTGAGGGGCGAAGCCGGCATCCTGCAGTGCGCCGGTATCGACTGTTTTGCCGATGTGGTTCGCAGCGAAGACGGTGGCAATGCGCTGGCATTCGAGGAATGGCTGTTGCCGGAACAGGTGCTCGCGATCCGCGACTACGCCGAACATTTCGACGAACATCAGCGCCGCGAATTTCGCCGCACCGCGCGGGACTGGATCAGCGGCGGCGGTTAA
- the rimP gene encoding ribosome maturation protein RimP: MADIARLTELIEPEAQALGFELVRVRMMQSEAGDGGEALQIMAEDPATGQLVIEQCAALSRRVSEVIDQREEAGEVLIDGAYHLEVSSPGIDRPLTREKDFAQWAGHEARIVMVKGYVADAGAQRVYKGVLGGIDDGMVAIEDAKAGRAILPRDQIHTAKLVLTDALIAATKPIDTTGVEDILEDQEEKADN; encoded by the coding sequence ATGGCCGATATCGCGCGCCTTACCGAACTGATCGAGCCCGAGGCGCAAGCGCTCGGTTTCGAGCTCGTGCGCGTGCGGATGATGCAGTCGGAAGCCGGTGACGGCGGTGAGGCGCTGCAGATCATGGCCGAGGATCCGGCAACGGGCCAGCTGGTGATCGAACAATGCGCCGCGCTCTCGCGCCGCGTCTCCGAGGTGATCGACCAGCGCGAAGAAGCGGGCGAGGTGCTGATCGACGGCGCCTATCACCTCGAAGTGTCTTCGCCCGGCATCGACCGGCCGCTGACCCGCGAAAAGGATTTCGCACAGTGGGCCGGGCACGAAGCCCGGATCGTGATGGTCAAGGGATACGTTGCCGACGCTGGGGCACAGCGCGTCTACAAGGGCGTACTCGGCGGGATCGACGACGGAATGGTCGCGATCGAGGATGCCAAGGCGGGCAGGGCGATCCTGCCCCGCGACCAGATTCATACGGCCAAGCTCGTCCTGACGGACGCGCTGATCGCCGCGACGAAACCGATCGACACCACGGGTGTCGAGGACATACTAGAAGACCAGGAAGAAAAGGCAGACAACTGA
- the nusA gene encoding transcription termination factor NusA, producing the protein MASAISANKAELLAIANAVASEKMIDKAIVIEAMEEAIQKSARNRYGAENDIRAKLDPQTGDLTLWRVVEVVEEVDDYFKQVDLKQAEKLQPGAAIGDFIVDPLPPVDLGRIDAQSAKQVIFQKVRDAERERQFEEFKDRAGEIITGVIKSVEFGHVIVNLGRAEGVIRRDQQIPREAARVGERVRALITKVERNNRGPQIFLSRAAPDFMRKLFAQEVPEIYDGIIEIKAAARDPGSRAKIGVISHDSSIDPVGACVGMKGSRVQAVVQELQGEKIDIIPWSEDTATFVVNALQPATVARVVLDEEESRIEVVVPDDQLSLAIGRRGQNVRLASQLTGHQIDIMTEEEASEKRSKEFAERSKMFEEELDVDETLSQLLVAEGFAMLEEVAYVPMDELAAIEGFDEELAEELQSRAIEALERQEEAHRVTRRELGVEDALAEIPHLSEAMLVTLGKAGIKTLDDLADLATDELIARKREAPRRRNTADGPPMRRPQREQDKGGVLGDYGLSEEQGNEIIMAARAHWFDDDPVDSGEEAPAPAETTDTQEAADADSTQ; encoded by the coding sequence ATGGCCAGTGCCATTTCCGCCAATAAGGCTGAATTGCTCGCGATCGCGAACGCGGTCGCTTCGGAAAAGATGATCGACAAGGCGATCGTCATCGAAGCGATGGAAGAAGCGATCCAGAAGAGCGCGCGCAACCGCTACGGTGCGGAGAACGACATTCGCGCGAAGCTCGATCCGCAAACCGGCGACCTGACGCTGTGGCGCGTGGTCGAAGTGGTCGAGGAAGTCGACGACTACTTCAAGCAGGTCGATCTCAAGCAGGCCGAAAAGCTCCAGCCTGGCGCGGCAATCGGCGACTTCATCGTCGACCCGCTGCCCCCGGTCGATCTCGGCCGGATCGACGCGCAGTCGGCCAAGCAGGTGATCTTCCAGAAGGTCCGCGATGCCGAGCGCGAGCGCCAGTTCGAGGAATTCAAGGACCGCGCCGGCGAAATCATCACCGGCGTGATCAAGTCGGTCGAATTCGGCCATGTGATCGTCAATCTCGGCCGTGCCGAAGGCGTGATCCGCCGCGATCAGCAGATTCCGCGCGAAGCCGCGCGTGTCGGCGAACGCGTGCGCGCGCTCATCACCAAGGTGGAGCGCAACAATCGCGGCCCACAGATTTTCCTGAGCCGCGCCGCGCCCGATTTCATGCGCAAGCTGTTCGCGCAGGAAGTGCCCGAAATCTACGACGGCATCATCGAGATCAAGGCCGCCGCGCGCGATCCGGGCAGCCGCGCCAAGATCGGCGTCATCAGCCACGATTCCAGCATCGACCCGGTCGGTGCCTGCGTCGGCATGAAGGGCAGCCGCGTGCAGGCTGTCGTGCAGGAACTGCAGGGCGAAAAGATCGACATCATCCCGTGGTCGGAAGACACCGCGACCTTCGTCGTCAACGCGCTCCAGCCCGCGACCGTGGCCCGCGTGGTGCTTGACGAAGAAGAATCGCGCATCGAAGTTGTGGTCCCCGACGACCAGCTGTCGCTGGCGATCGGTCGCCGCGGCCAGAACGTGCGGCTCGCCAGCCAGCTGACCGGTCACCAGATCGATATAATGACCGAGGAAGAGGCGAGCGAGAAGCGGTCGAAGGAATTCGCAGAGCGCTCCAAGATGTTCGAGGAAGAACTCGACGTCGACGAAACGCTGTCGCAGCTGCTCGTGGCCGAGGGCTTCGCGATGCTCGAGGAAGTCGCCTACGTCCCGATGGACGAACTCGCGGCGATCGAGGGCTTCGACGAGGAACTCGCCGAGGAACTTCAGAGCCGCGCGATCGAGGCGCTCGAGCGACAGGAAGAGGCGCACCGCGTCACTCGCCGCGAACTCGGCGTCGAGGATGCGCTGGCCGAGATTCCGCATCTCAGCGAAGCGATGCTGGTCACGCTCGGCAAGGCGGGCATCAAGACGCTCGACGATCTGGCCGATCTCGCCACCGACGAGCTGATCGCCCGCAAGCGCGAAGCTCCGCGCCGTCGCAACACCGCCGATGGTCCGCCGATGCGCCGGCCGCAGCGCGAGCAGGACAAGGGCGGCGTGCTGGGTGATTACGGCTTGAGCGAAGAGCAGGGCAACGAAATCATCATGGCTGCCCGCGCGCACTGGTTCGACGACGACCCTGTTGATTCTGGGGAGGAAGCTCCGGCACCTGCCGAGACGACCGACACGCAGGAGGCCGCCGATGCGGACTCCACCCAATGA
- a CDS encoding DUF448 domain-containing protein, translating into MRTPPNERLTPDIADTPESRTSGSERRCIVSGQSYPRDELVRLAISPDGDVLPDPAAKAPGRGAWIAPDRAALESALASGQFRGKLARAFKGARLSVPDDLADRVQQALSRHLADRLGLELRAGHLVLGSSRIEEQARSGRIALLLHASDSSEDGRKRLDQAWRVGQATEGSGDRGIVLPLDRTALSVALGRENVVHLGVSGQSGGLRAADRVGQAIQRLARFVGSHPGDCVRPDTGQASALADGEIVKYVKD; encoded by the coding sequence ATGCGGACTCCACCCAATGAGCGCCTGACGCCCGACATCGCCGACACGCCCGAATCCCGGACTTCCGGGAGCGAACGGCGCTGCATTGTTTCGGGGCAAAGCTATCCGCGCGATGAACTCGTGCGGCTGGCGATCTCGCCCGATGGCGATGTGCTGCCGGATCCGGCGGCGAAGGCTCCGGGGCGCGGAGCGTGGATCGCACCGGACCGTGCCGCGCTTGAAAGCGCGCTTGCGAGTGGCCAATTCAGGGGCAAGCTGGCGCGCGCTTTCAAAGGCGCGCGGCTCTCGGTTCCGGACGATCTGGCCGACCGGGTGCAGCAGGCGCTGTCGCGTCACCTGGCCGATCGGCTCGGACTGGAACTGCGCGCCGGGCACCTGGTGCTGGGATCGAGCCGGATCGAGGAACAGGCGCGCAGCGGGCGCATCGCCTTGTTGCTGCACGCCAGCGACAGCAGCGAGGACGGGCGCAAGCGGCTCGACCAGGCATGGCGCGTGGGACAAGCGACCGAAGGGTCTGGCGATCGCGGGATCGTCTTGCCACTGGACCGCACCGCTCTGTCTGTGGCATTGGGCCGCGAGAATGTCGTCCATCTGGGCGTCTCGGGTCAATCGGGCGGTTTGCGCGCGGCTGACCGAGTGGGACAGGCAATTCAGCGCCTTGCAAGGTTTGTCGGGAGCCATCCCGGCGATTGTGTCCGGCCTGATACCGGGCAAGCTTCCGCTTTGGCGGATGGCGAGATAGTGAAATACGTGAAGGACTGA
- the infB gene encoding translation initiation factor IF-2, with amino-acid sequence MSDETNKRTRKPLGLKRSVDAGEVKQTFSHGRTNKVAVEVKRRRKLVKPGETPAPEAAPAPAPAPAPAPAPAPAPVAKKPAAPKETPQERVARLQREAEEERLKLAEEARKRDDKKAKEEAADEKKRQEENRKAEDEAEKQRAEDESKVAEEPVAEPEIAAGEEASPAPAARKFTPVARPEPKRPEKKKKDDKRTEKPSSGKDKRRSGKLTVTRALNEDEGRRARSLAALKRAREKERRMQGGGSSKPREKQIRDVIVPEAITVGELAKRMGEKGADLVKELFNLDMMVTVNQTIDQDTAELLVEQFGHNIEKVSEADVDIDTSEDQDPEETLKPRPPVVTIMGHVDHGKTSLLDALRGTDVTKGEAGGITQHIGSYQITTKDKSKITFLDTPGHAAFSEMRARGANVTDIVVLVVAADDGIMPQTIEAINHTKAAGVPMIVAINKMDKPEANPDNIRNRLLEHEVIVESMSGDVQDVEISAKEKTGLDELLEKISLQAELLELKARPDRDAEATVIEAQLDKGRGPVATVLITRGTLKRGDTFVVGTESGRVRAIVNDQGKQIKEAGPSMPVEVLGLGGVPSAGDQLSVVENEQRAREVAQYRQEKATEKRTALAPTNFDTMFNNLASNVIEWPVLVKADVQGSVEAIVNALHNLSNDDIKVRVLHAGVGAITESDVTLAGASSAPIIGFNVRPNAKARELVKRDNVRMMYYDVIYHLTEEVAKEMAGELGPERIETVVGRAQVKEVFKSGKKDKAAGLLVEDGVIRKGLFARLTREDVIVSATTIASLRRFKDDVDEVRSGLECGVVLEDTNDIQPGDQLEVFEVEERERTIEVS; translated from the coding sequence ATGAGCGACGAAACCAACAAACGCACCCGTAAACCGCTGGGCCTGAAGAGGTCGGTCGATGCTGGCGAGGTCAAGCAGACCTTCAGCCACGGCCGCACCAACAAGGTCGCGGTCGAGGTCAAGCGCCGCCGCAAGCTCGTCAAGCCGGGCGAAACGCCGGCGCCGGAGGCCGCACCGGCACCCGCTCCCGCACCGGCGCCCGCGCCCGCCCCGGCCCCCGCGCCGGTGGCGAAGAAACCGGCTGCGCCCAAGGAAACGCCGCAGGAACGTGTCGCGCGTCTCCAGCGCGAGGCTGAGGAGGAGCGGCTCAAGCTGGCCGAGGAAGCGCGCAAGCGCGACGACAAGAAGGCCAAGGAAGAAGCGGCCGACGAGAAGAAGCGGCAGGAAGAGAACCGCAAGGCGGAAGACGAGGCCGAAAAGCAGCGCGCCGAGGACGAATCCAAAGTTGCCGAAGAACCCGTTGCCGAGCCGGAGATCGCTGCAGGCGAGGAAGCAAGCCCTGCGCCCGCCGCGCGCAAGTTCACGCCGGTTGCGCGTCCGGAACCCAAGCGTCCGGAAAAGAAGAAGAAAGACGACAAGCGGACCGAAAAGCCGTCCAGCGGCAAGGACAAGCGCCGTTCGGGCAAGCTCACAGTCACAAGGGCCCTTAACGAGGACGAAGGGCGCCGCGCCCGTTCGCTCGCCGCGCTCAAGCGTGCGCGCGAGAAGGAGCGCCGGATGCAGGGCGGCGGCTCGTCCAAGCCGCGCGAGAAACAGATCCGCGACGTCATCGTCCCCGAAGCCATCACCGTTGGCGAACTCGCCAAGCGGATGGGCGAGAAGGGCGCGGACCTGGTCAAGGAACTGTTCAACCTCGACATGATGGTCACCGTCAACCAGACGATCGACCAGGACACCGCCGAATTGCTGGTCGAACAGTTCGGTCACAATATCGAGAAAGTGTCCGAAGCCGATGTCGATATCGACACGTCCGAGGATCAGGACCCGGAAGAGACGCTGAAGCCGCGTCCGCCGGTGGTGACGATCATGGGCCATGTCGATCACGGCAAGACCAGCCTGCTCGATGCACTGCGCGGCACCGATGTGACCAAGGGCGAGGCCGGCGGCATCACCCAGCATATCGGCAGCTACCAGATCACCACCAAGGACAAGTCGAAGATCACCTTCCTCGACACGCCGGGCCACGCCGCCTTCTCCGAAATGCGCGCGCGCGGTGCGAACGTCACCGATATCGTGGTGCTGGTGGTCGCAGCGGATGACGGCATCATGCCGCAGACGATCGAGGCCATCAATCACACCAAGGCCGCGGGCGTCCCGATGATCGTTGCGATCAACAAGATGGACAAGCCCGAAGCCAATCCGGACAACATCCGCAACCGCCTGCTCGAACACGAAGTGATCGTCGAATCGATGTCGGGCGACGTGCAGGACGTGGAGATTTCGGCCAAGGAAAAGACCGGTCTCGACGAGCTGCTCGAAAAGATCTCGCTTCAGGCGGAACTGCTCGAACTGAAAGCCCGTCCGGACCGCGATGCCGAGGCGACCGTGATCGAAGCACAGCTCGACAAGGGGCGCGGCCCGGTTGCGACCGTGCTGATCACGCGCGGCACGCTGAAGCGTGGCGACACCTTTGTGGTCGGCACCGAAAGCGGCCGGGTGCGCGCGATCGTCAACGACCAGGGCAAGCAGATCAAGGAAGCCGGACCCTCGATGCCGGTCGAGGTCCTCGGCCTCGGCGGCGTTCCGTCGGCGGGCGACCAGCTCAGCGTGGTCGAGAACGAACAGCGCGCCCGTGAAGTCGCGCAATATCGTCAGGAAAAGGCGACCGAGAAGCGCACCGCGCTTGCTCCGACCAATTTCGACACGATGTTCAACAATCTCGCGTCGAATGTGATCGAATGGCCGGTCCTGGTGAAGGCGGATGTGCAGGGTTCGGTCGAAGCGATCGTCAACGCGCTGCACAACCTTTCGAACGACGACATCAAGGTCCGCGTGCTGCACGCAGGTGTCGGCGCGATCACCGAGAGCGACGTCACGCTGGCGGGTGCATCCAGTGCGCCGATCATCGGCTTCAACGTGCGTCCGAACGCGAAGGCGCGCGAGCTCGTCAAGCGCGACAATGTGCGGATGATGTATTACGACGTCATCTATCACCTCACCGAAGAGGTCGCGAAGGAGATGGCCGGCGAGCTTGGTCCGGAGCGGATCGAGACCGTCGTCGGCCGCGCGCAGGTCAAGGAAGTTTTCAAGTCCGGCAAGAAGGACAAGGCAGCCGGTCTGCTGGTCGAAGACGGCGTCATCCGCAAAGGCCTGTTCGCACGGCTTACCCGCGAGGACGTCATCGTTTCGGCGACCACCATCGCTTCGCTGCGGCGCTTCAAGGACGATGTGGACGAAGTCCGCTCGGGCCTCGAATGCGGCGTCGTGCTTGAGGACACGAACGACATCCAGCCGGGCGATCAGCTGGAGGTGTTCGAGGTCGAAGAACGCGAGCGGACGATCGAGGTTTCGTGA
- a CDS encoding PaaI family thioesterase translates to MTKIYEEQRSPSAALMGSEFVSFDADKGELTTRFTPSPSFASPRGAVQGGLIAGFLDEVMGGALLAVTDHGEGEIRLPLNLDMNLTFVAMVPLEPITAKGRVVKHGQRVAFLEGELYDQSGKLLARATSTALPTPVPGADE, encoded by the coding sequence TTGACGAAGATCTACGAAGAGCAGCGCTCTCCCTCGGCTGCCCTGATGGGCAGCGAGTTCGTATCGTTCGATGCGGACAAGGGCGAGCTGACCACGCGCTTCACCCCGTCGCCCTCTTTCGCGTCTCCGCGCGGAGCGGTGCAGGGCGGGTTGATCGCGGGTTTCCTCGACGAGGTAATGGGCGGCGCATTGCTCGCCGTGACCGATCACGGTGAGGGCGAGATCCGCCTGCCGCTCAATCTCGACATGAACCTTACCTTCGTGGCGATGGTCCCGCTGGAACCGATCACCGCCAAGGGCCGCGTGGTCAAGCACGGCCAGCGCGTCGCGTTCCTAGAAGGCGAGCTTTACGACCAGTCGGGAAAGCTGCTTGCGCGCGCCACATCCACCGCGCTACCGACCCCGGTTCCGGGAGCGGATGAATGA
- a CDS encoding PaaI family thioesterase, with amino-acid sequence MSNENFPALAVDSVLGSPHSETLGSEFLGFDRETATATMRFTVKKEMTTWRGGVQGGLVAGYLDDVMGYAYVAMTDGEQAPLNLEISMQLLGLLPLGATIIGKGKVIRGGRRVIFLEGELLSEDGQVLARATSTAIPTMRPSPTETGMGG; translated from the coding sequence ATGAGCAACGAGAATTTTCCCGCACTCGCGGTCGATTCCGTACTGGGTTCGCCGCATTCGGAGACGCTGGGGTCGGAATTCCTCGGCTTTGACCGCGAAACCGCGACCGCGACCATGCGCTTTACCGTCAAGAAGGAAATGACCACCTGGCGCGGCGGCGTGCAGGGCGGGCTGGTTGCGGGCTATCTCGATGATGTGATGGGATATGCCTATGTCGCGATGACCGATGGCGAACAGGCACCGCTAAACCTCGAAATCTCGATGCAATTGCTCGGCCTGTTGCCTTTGGGCGCGACGATCATCGGCAAGGGCAAGGTCATTCGCGGCGGAAGGCGGGTAATCTTCCTCGAAGGCGAATTGCTGAGCGAAGACGGGCAGGTGCTCGCCCGCGCAACCTCGACCGCGATCCCGACCATGCGCCCCTCTCCGACCGAAACGGGGATGGGCGGATGA